A genome region from Chryseobacterium indicum includes the following:
- a CDS encoding PAS domain S-box protein has protein sequence MKYHKLLEKQIKKYLPESFHSDSEFSNFLSAINESYASYERDKELMNHAFSKSEEEYQEVYQDLNKEYILKQDSISKLYQSLKMLDENMEIRQSEDFGELSEYLSEQIRKRKSVEDQLSRQLEFQQLLMNISSEFINIPVEEINDNINSSLEAIAKFVKADRIYVFKYDFQENTCSNLYEYCSEGIFSNISFYQDFPLEPFEKFVELHKQGKSITINNADDFPDKDLRDLLLLNNVKSVLAIPLMIDGKCEGFVGFDAVHQYRNFGNEENDLLKLFAQILANIRVRFFMESKLNRTLELLKTLLANLQYGILVEDENRRILFTNSLFCDMFSIPLSPETMQGIDCSNSAEDSKHLFANEERFPERINEILEERKIVTDELLETKAGRFLERDYIPIYINGKYRGHLWKYNDITESVLAKELLRQSEERNRLIMNSAINAIINADSEGKITFWNKRAEQIFGWKAEEITGKTLAETIIPEIHKKAHEEGMKNYMETGYGPVLNEQLELSAIRKSGEEFPIEISIIPIEQDGKKFFCSFIQDISKRKRAEENLKVQEQKYRNIIANMNLGLLEVDNNEVIQYANQSFCDVSSYEIDELIGKEPSKLFLYKENSIPLVEHHVSLRKKGLSSVYQVPVKNKRGELRWWAISAAPNYDDKGNLIGSVGIHLDITDQKHMEEALKKEKENAQEASKAKEAFLANMSHEIRTPLNAIIGFLRELAKQDLTSGQKQFVDNSNSASQHLLSIINNILDISKIEAGEMSLDIKDFSLQQTVNNVVNILQPKAVQKNIKLISVFPKDIAPVFRGDASKIEQILYNLIGNSLKFTNKGEIRVECTFLEDDPDKQKIKISVVDSGIGMSKEFIEKIFKKFYQEDASIARKVGGTGLGMAITKELVKLMQGNITIESEKEKGTKIDVTLVLPKGIPEKLENLSDFSQEISVEGTQVLLVEDSELNRLVAQNTLQNFKCIVTEAENGARALEILKEKSFDIILMDIQMPELDGIETTKILRKQYHVSTPIIALTANAFKTEVEKCRKAGMDSYITKPYSENELLETIYHYIKGKTEQQDTNEEAGIYNLQNLRLLSRGDESFVKKMITIFISQIENVLPQIHTSFVEKNYAEISRLTHKIKPSIEQIGIISITEHVKTLEAKSKDISIDHQELYEMFCYIEDILTSAIRLLKEKEL, from the coding sequence ATGAAATATCATAAGTTACTGGAAAAACAGATTAAAAAGTATCTTCCGGAAAGTTTTCACTCAGATTCGGAATTCAGTAATTTTTTATCTGCTATTAATGAATCTTATGCATCTTACGAGAGAGATAAAGAACTTATGAACCATGCTTTCTCTAAAAGCGAAGAAGAATATCAGGAAGTATATCAGGATCTTAACAAAGAGTATATTCTGAAGCAGGATTCTATCAGTAAGCTCTACCAGTCACTGAAAATGCTTGATGAGAATATGGAAATCCGTCAGTCTGAAGATTTTGGAGAGCTTTCAGAATATCTTTCCGAGCAGATCAGGAAAAGAAAGTCTGTGGAAGACCAGCTCAGCAGACAACTGGAGTTTCAGCAGCTTTTAATGAATATTTCTTCAGAATTTATTAATATTCCTGTAGAGGAGATTAATGATAACATTAACAGTTCTCTTGAAGCCATCGCCAAGTTTGTAAAAGCAGACAGAATTTATGTTTTTAAATATGACTTTCAGGAAAATACCTGCTCCAATTTGTATGAGTACTGCTCAGAAGGAATATTTTCCAATATCAGTTTTTATCAGGACTTTCCTCTGGAGCCTTTCGAAAAATTTGTGGAACTCCATAAACAGGGAAAATCTATTACCATTAATAATGCAGATGACTTTCCGGATAAAGATTTAAGAGATCTTCTGCTCTTAAACAATGTAAAAAGTGTTCTCGCCATTCCTTTGATGATCGACGGGAAGTGTGAAGGATTTGTAGGATTTGATGCAGTACATCAATACCGTAATTTCGGGAACGAGGAAAATGATCTGCTGAAACTGTTTGCACAGATTCTGGCAAATATCCGGGTAAGATTCTTTATGGAAAGTAAACTTAACAGAACGCTCGAACTGCTTAAAACATTACTCGCCAACCTGCAGTACGGAATTCTGGTGGAAGATGAAAACAGGAGAATTCTTTTTACCAACAGCTTGTTCTGCGACATGTTCAGTATCCCTCTTTCGCCTGAAACCATGCAGGGAATCGACTGCAGTAATTCTGCGGAAGATTCCAAACATCTTTTTGCAAATGAGGAAAGATTTCCCGAAAGAATCAATGAAATTCTGGAGGAGAGAAAAATTGTTACGGATGAGCTTTTAGAAACCAAAGCAGGAAGATTTCTGGAAAGAGACTACATTCCGATTTATATCAACGGCAAATACAGGGGACATCTCTGGAAATATAATGACATTACGGAAAGTGTTTTGGCTAAAGAGCTCCTGAGACAGAGTGAAGAAAGAAACAGGCTGATTATGAATTCCGCCATCAATGCCATTATCAATGCAGATTCTGAAGGGAAAATAACCTTCTGGAATAAGAGAGCCGAACAGATTTTCGGATGGAAGGCTGAGGAGATTACCGGGAAGACTCTGGCAGAAACCATTATCCCTGAAATCCATAAAAAAGCCCATGAAGAAGGAATGAAAAATTATATGGAGACAGGATACGGCCCGGTTCTTAATGAACAGCTGGAACTTTCTGCAATAAGAAAATCAGGAGAAGAATTTCCCATAGAAATTTCTATAATTCCCATAGAACAGGATGGAAAAAAGTTTTTCTGTTCTTTTATTCAGGATATCTCAAAAAGAAAAAGAGCCGAAGAAAATTTAAAAGTTCAGGAGCAAAAATACCGCAATATTATTGCCAACATGAATCTGGGACTTCTGGAAGTGGATAACAACGAAGTAATACAGTATGCCAACCAAAGTTTTTGTGATGTTTCCAGCTATGAAATTGATGAGCTTATTGGCAAAGAACCTTCAAAATTGTTTTTATACAAAGAAAACAGCATTCCTTTGGTGGAGCATCATGTTTCACTCAGAAAAAAGGGACTTTCCAGCGTTTATCAGGTTCCTGTGAAAAACAAACGCGGTGAGCTGAGATGGTGGGCAATAAGTGCAGCTCCCAATTATGACGATAAGGGAAATCTTATCGGATCTGTAGGAATCCATCTGGATATAACCGACCAAAAACACATGGAAGAAGCGCTGAAGAAAGAAAAAGAAAATGCGCAGGAAGCTTCCAAAGCTAAAGAAGCATTTCTGGCAAACATGAGCCACGAAATAAGAACACCGCTTAACGCAATTATCGGATTTTTAAGGGAATTGGCAAAACAGGATCTTACCTCCGGACAAAAGCAGTTTGTAGACAACAGCAACAGTGCATCTCAGCATCTGCTTTCCATCATTAATAATATTTTGGATATTTCTAAAATAGAAGCCGGCGAAATGTCTCTCGATATTAAAGACTTCTCTTTACAGCAGACAGTGAACAACGTAGTGAATATTCTTCAGCCGAAAGCGGTGCAGAAAAATATAAAATTAATCTCTGTTTTTCCTAAAGATATTGCTCCCGTTTTCAGGGGGGATGCTTCGAAGATCGAACAAATACTATACAACCTCATCGGTAATTCTCTGAAATTTACCAACAAAGGAGAGATCAGGGTAGAATGCACATTTTTGGAGGATGATCCGGATAAGCAGAAGATAAAAATAAGTGTTGTGGATTCCGGAATAGGAATGAGCAAAGAATTCATCGAAAAGATCTTTAAAAAATTCTATCAGGAAGATGCATCCATTGCCAGAAAAGTAGGCGGAACCGGTTTAGGCATGGCGATCACCAAAGAGCTGGTAAAGCTGATGCAGGGAAACATTACGATAGAAAGCGAAAAAGAGAAAGGAACAAAAATAGATGTTACACTGGTTCTTCCTAAAGGAATACCGGAAAAATTAGAAAACCTGTCAGACTTCAGTCAGGAGATCTCCGTGGAAGGAACTCAGGTTCTTCTGGTGGAAGACAGTGAGCTAAACAGACTGGTTGCACAGAACACCCTTCAAAACTTTAAATGTATCGTTACCGAAGCGGAAAACGGAGCCAGAGCATTAGAAATATTAAAAGAGAAAAGCTTTGATATCATTCTCATGGATATACAGATGCCGGAATTGGACGGAATAGAAACTACGAAAATTCTGAGAAAGCAATACCATGTTTCTACCCCAATTATTGCATTGACAGCCAATGCATTTAAAACAGAAGTAGAAAAGTGCAGAAAGGCGGGAATGGACAGTTACATTACCAAACCTTATTCTGAAAATGAACTGCTGGAAACCATATATCATTACATAAAAGGAAAAACAGAACAGCAAGATACAAATGAAGAAGCCGGAATTTATAATCTGCAGAATTTAAGATTGTTAAGCAGAGGAGATGAGAGTTTTGTAAAAAAAATGATTACCATCTTCATCAGCCAGATTGAAAATGTGCTTCCGCAAATCCACACCTCTTTTGTGGAAAAGAACTACGCGGAGATCTCCAGACTGACTCATAAAATAAAACCGAGCATAGAACAGATAGGAATAATCTCCATCACAGAACATGTGAAAACACTCGAAGCAAAATCGAAAGATATATCAATAGACCATCAGGAACTTTATGAAATGTTCTGTTACATAGAAGACATATTAACTTCGGCTATACGTTTGCTTAAGGAGAAAGAACTTTAG
- a CDS encoding FIST signal transduction protein: MKVAKLLFSEGKWTRELNHEQLDYNEVQLVLGFGERKLLSENEVFESIQQKFPNAEIALCSSAGEIFCKDVYDDTVSVTALRFDNSEIKTTEICINDYKDSHEAGVALMKNLYREDLKWVFVMSDGSNVNGSELIKGINSEKRKEVLISGGLAGDGDRFEKTLVGLNKVPAPDNIAAIGFYGSSLMLSHASFGGWETFGIEKTVTKSSGNKLYEIDGKNALDIYKKYLGKYAEELPSSALLFPLSLKLKDNEETVVRTILSVNDRENYMVFAGDIPEGSKVRFMKANFDRLIDAATDAAQQCQDFHSANPKLAILISCVGRKLVLGNRISEEVDAVVDVLGNETAVMGFYSYGEFSPLKPFQNCELHNQTITITGINEIL, translated from the coding sequence ATGAAGGTAGCCAAATTACTTTTCTCAGAAGGAAAATGGACGAGAGAGCTTAATCATGAACAGTTAGACTATAATGAAGTGCAATTGGTTCTTGGTTTTGGTGAAAGAAAGCTCCTGTCCGAAAACGAAGTTTTTGAAAGTATTCAACAGAAATTCCCGAATGCTGAAATCGCTCTGTGCTCTTCAGCAGGAGAAATATTTTGTAAAGATGTATACGATGATACGGTCTCCGTTACCGCCCTCAGATTTGATAATTCTGAAATTAAAACCACAGAAATCTGTATAAATGATTATAAAGACAGCCACGAAGCAGGAGTTGCTCTGATGAAAAATTTATATCGGGAAGACCTGAAATGGGTTTTTGTTATGTCGGACGGCAGCAACGTAAACGGAAGTGAGCTGATAAAAGGAATTAATTCTGAAAAACGGAAAGAAGTTTTAATTTCCGGAGGTCTTGCAGGCGATGGCGATCGTTTTGAAAAAACTCTTGTGGGGCTGAACAAAGTTCCTGCTCCCGATAATATTGCAGCCATTGGTTTCTATGGCAGTTCTCTTATGCTTTCTCACGCTTCTTTTGGCGGCTGGGAAACTTTCGGCATCGAAAAAACGGTAACAAAATCTTCCGGAAATAAGCTCTACGAAATAGACGGTAAAAATGCTCTCGATATTTATAAAAAATATTTAGGAAAATATGCTGAAGAACTCCCGAGTTCCGCACTGCTTTTTCCGCTTTCCCTAAAGCTGAAAGATAATGAAGAAACCGTAGTGAGAACGATTTTATCTGTAAATGACAGAGAAAATTATATGGTTTTTGCAGGAGATATTCCGGAAGGCAGCAAGGTAAGATTCATGAAGGCAAATTTCGACAGACTGATAGATGCGGCTACGGATGCGGCACAGCAATGCCAGGATTTTCACTCTGCAAATCCTAAACTGGCAATCCTTATCAGCTGTGTGGGAAGAAAGCTGGTCTTGGGAAACAGAATTTCAGAAGAAGTAGATGCGGTTGTAGATGTACTGGGAAACGAAACCGCCGTAATGGGCTTTTATTCTTACGGAGAGTTTTCACCTCTGAAGCCTTTCCAAAATTGCGAGTTGCACAACCAGACCATCACCATCACCGGTATTAATGAAATACTTTAA
- a CDS encoding HupE/UreJ family protein — protein MVQKQMGKSSSKNKGLKKLFLFFVLFSVFASAHPLPDTKVMFHMYPGGAAIDITAPLRDFEIVYNGKITPDQRKKIQEYFKNHIKISSENRSWNIELADYKISRTQDSVVGLYDKIDFRITAKPQRKEDTRNFTLHYDAFVHQIYNHKSIIGLASDWEKGVQNSNQILGVAARDLDGNIQPLNISLEEGSFFTGFRSMVEMGFKHILEGKDHILFLISLLLVAPFFVEDRKWKLLDNKKSAVKRVVKIVTAFTIGHSLMLILGAIHLININPNYIEIGIAMTILLSGINISKPIFFGKEVLIALLFGFVHGLAFANTITFFNLDISQFIWSVLGFNIGIELVQILIVLISFPVILYVSNRFKNIDFYRAAVSVFVIVMACYWIYERVVSLPFVMG, from the coding sequence ATGGTACAAAAACAAATGGGCAAAAGCTCATCAAAAAATAAAGGACTGAAGAAACTGTTTCTGTTCTTTGTCCTTTTTTCAGTCTTTGCATCGGCGCATCCGCTGCCGGATACAAAGGTCATGTTTCATATGTATCCGGGCGGTGCGGCGATAGATATTACTGCGCCGCTTCGTGATTTTGAAATTGTTTATAACGGTAAAATAACACCGGATCAGAGAAAAAAGATTCAGGAGTATTTTAAAAATCATATTAAAATTTCCTCAGAGAACAGATCATGGAATATAGAACTTGCTGATTATAAAATCTCCAGAACGCAGGATTCTGTGGTAGGGCTTTATGATAAAATAGATTTCAGGATTACGGCAAAACCGCAGAGAAAAGAAGATACCCGTAATTTTACCCTTCATTACGATGCCTTTGTACACCAGATCTATAATCACAAATCGATTATAGGATTGGCTTCCGACTGGGAAAAAGGAGTACAGAATTCTAATCAAATTCTGGGAGTTGCAGCACGCGATCTGGACGGGAATATTCAGCCTCTGAATATCTCATTAGAGGAAGGAAGCTTTTTTACAGGGTTCAGAAGTATGGTTGAAATGGGTTTTAAGCATATTTTAGAAGGGAAAGACCATATTCTTTTCTTAATTTCCCTGCTTCTGGTTGCTCCGTTTTTTGTAGAAGACAGAAAATGGAAACTTCTCGACAATAAAAAATCTGCGGTAAAAAGAGTGGTTAAAATCGTAACCGCTTTTACGATAGGGCATTCGCTGATGCTGATTCTGGGAGCCATCCACTTAATAAACATCAACCCGAATTATATAGAGATCGGGATTGCAATGACCATCTTACTGTCCGGAATCAACATCTCTAAACCCATCTTTTTCGGGAAAGAAGTTCTTATTGCCCTGCTTTTCGGATTTGTGCACGGACTTGCTTTTGCCAATACCATTACTTTTTTTAATCTGGATATCAGTCAGTTTATCTGGAGTGTTTTAGGCTTCAATATAGGAATAGAACTGGTGCAGATCCTGATTGTACTGATAAGTTTTCCTGTTATTCTTTACGTTTCCAACAGGTTTAAGAATATCGATTTTTACAGAGCGGCAGTTTCTGTTTTTGTGATTGTAATGGCTTGTTACTGGATCTATGAAAGAGTTGTAAGCCTGCCTTTTGTTATGGGATAA
- a CDS encoding DUF3500 domain-containing protein produces MKTLFSITVATSVAALSFFSFFKKDTETPKAAFMTNIAKKNKAAKTVVTTQQIIDLANAFKATLSSSQISTLELAYTYANAKTWSNLPAAMSPRIGLKMGTLTTAQLTAARNLIQALSGTGNEGYNEIYGLWMADNYLSNNGGGTTYGEGNFYIGFFGTPSLTGTFEIQMTGHHRTVSNTYINGILVGATPSFVAAEPFASFTYNSVTYQPMIEEKTALVNMLSGLSSAQLTTAQLSTTYTDLVCGPGKDWLFPTTKSGLKVSNLTTAQKQLVYNAIATYVNDVDDTNAATIMTKYNNELDNTYIAWSTDATLSNQNGYVRIDGPSVWIEYSVQNGIILTPKHPHSIWRDHTTDYGGTGSTLSTNETAASVSKSVVYPNPVKDFATFNFTASEKGNTKINIYDQSGRLAKSIEKSSLPKGQNSVSADLSSLEKGVYTFNIQHNGTKTNGQKLIKK; encoded by the coding sequence ATGAAAACACTATTCAGCATCACTGTAGCCACTTCTGTTGCGGCACTTTCATTTTTCAGCTTTTTTAAAAAAGATACGGAAACCCCAAAAGCAGCGTTTATGACGAATATTGCCAAGAAAAATAAAGCTGCGAAAACAGTGGTAACCACACAACAGATTATTGATCTTGCCAATGCCTTCAAAGCCACTCTTTCCAGTTCACAGATTTCAACGCTCGAGCTGGCTTATACGTATGCCAATGCAAAAACATGGTCTAATCTTCCTGCTGCCATGTCCCCGAGAATCGGACTGAAAATGGGAACTCTTACAACGGCTCAGTTAACTGCTGCCAGAAATCTCATTCAGGCTTTATCCGGCACAGGAAACGAAGGCTATAACGAGATCTACGGACTTTGGATGGCAGACAATTATCTTTCAAACAACGGAGGTGGAACCACTTACGGAGAAGGTAATTTTTATATTGGTTTTTTCGGAACACCTTCTCTTACGGGAACTTTTGAAATCCAGATGACAGGACATCACAGAACGGTTTCCAACACCTATATCAACGGAATTCTTGTGGGGGCAACTCCTTCTTTTGTCGCTGCGGAACCTTTTGCCTCTTTTACCTATAATTCGGTAACCTATCAGCCGATGATTGAAGAAAAGACGGCTCTTGTGAATATGCTGTCCGGATTATCTTCCGCACAGCTTACTACGGCACAGCTTTCCACAACGTATACCGATCTGGTCTGCGGTCCCGGAAAAGACTGGCTGTTCCCGACCACCAAATCCGGACTGAAAGTAAGCAATTTAACGACCGCTCAGAAACAGCTCGTTTACAATGCAATTGCAACCTACGTAAATGATGTGGACGATACGAATGCTGCAACGATTATGACAAAATATAATAATGAACTGGATAATACATACATTGCATGGTCTACCGATGCCACACTGAGTAACCAGAATGGCTACGTAAGAATAGACGGTCCATCAGTCTGGATAGAATATTCTGTACAGAACGGAATTATCCTCACTCCGAAACATCCTCACAGTATTTGGAGAGATCATACAACAGATTACGGAGGAACGGGCAGTACATTATCCACCAATGAAACAGCTGCTTCGGTATCTAAATCTGTAGTTTACCCTAATCCGGTGAAAGATTTTGCAACCTTTAACTTTACAGCTTCTGAAAAGGGAAATACAAAAATCAACATCTATGACCAGAGCGGAAGATTGGCGAAAAGCATAGAAAAGAGCAGTCTGCCGAAAGGACAAAATTCTGTCTCTGCCGACTTAAGCAGTCTTGAAAAAGGAGTTTATACCTTCAATATACAACACAATGGTACAAAAACAAATGGGCAAAAGCTCATCAAAAAATAA
- a CDS encoding TonB-dependent receptor yields the protein MRLLFFFLFPVLIFSQSTIRGIISDENGHPVENVLVKNISKSLYHTHTDISGNFSLENVNLQDSLEFVHQDFETQKIVLKNLENLNIIFEKKSFQIKEITITKNLKNLNTISKIDLQVQPVASSQDLLRKVPGLFIGQHAGGGKAEQIFLRGFDADHGTDVAISVDGMPVNMVSHAHGQGYADLHFVIPETVESIDFDKGSYFADKGDFATAGFVAFKTRDFVDKSSLGLEIGQFNTFRTNGIFNLLNKNNQSAYFAGEFLMTDNYFDAPQNFNRINLFGKYTSRLSDKDRLSVSVSHFNSRWDASGQIPERAVNSGLISHFGAIDNTEGGTTSRSNFNLQYERKINDDAFIRNQVYFNKYDFELYSNFTFFLNDPINGDQIRQKENRTIVGFQSEYNGKINDNISFKTGGGLRNDNNKDIELSHTKNRQTVLQYLSLGDINQINLFGYGSWDFSFGKWLINAGLRVDYFKFNVADQLAENYQTQSEAKAVLSPKLNFLYSFNTGFNAFLKLGKGFHSNDARVVIAEKGKNILPASYNADLGFSWKPLPNLLINASLWYLFLEQEFVYVGDEAVVEPSGKTARKGVDVGFRYQLNNWLFWNTDFTYTHARAIEEAKGNDYIPLAPKTTFVSGFSVKNLNRFSGSINARYLGDRPGNEDNSVTAKGYFITDLSVNYQFRKVSVGINIDNIFNTKWKETQFLTESRLQNETESVEEIHYTAGTPFNARLILKYNF from the coding sequence ATGAGATTGCTTTTTTTCTTTCTTTTTCCGGTTTTAATCTTTTCCCAGAGTACAATCAGGGGGATTATCTCTGATGAAAACGGTCATCCGGTAGAAAATGTTTTGGTAAAAAATATTTCTAAATCTCTGTATCATACGCATACCGATATTTCAGGGAATTTTTCGTTGGAAAATGTAAATCTGCAGGATAGTCTGGAATTTGTTCATCAGGATTTTGAGACCCAAAAGATCGTTCTGAAAAATCTGGAAAACCTGAATATTATCTTTGAAAAGAAATCATTTCAGATTAAAGAAATCACCATTACGAAAAATTTAAAAAATTTAAATACCATTTCGAAAATCGATTTGCAGGTGCAGCCTGTTGCTTCATCTCAGGATCTGCTGAGAAAAGTTCCGGGCTTATTTATCGGGCAGCACGCAGGAGGAGGAAAGGCGGAGCAGATTTTTCTGCGCGGTTTTGATGCCGATCACGGAACCGATGTTGCCATTTCTGTAGACGGAATGCCTGTAAATATGGTGTCTCACGCTCACGGACAGGGATATGCCGATCTGCATTTCGTGATTCCGGAAACGGTAGAAAGCATCGATTTTGATAAAGGATCTTATTTTGCGGATAAAGGCGATTTTGCCACTGCCGGATTTGTCGCTTTTAAAACCAGAGATTTTGTCGACAAAAGTAGTTTAGGATTGGAAATCGGGCAGTTTAATACCTTCAGAACCAACGGGATTTTTAATCTACTCAACAAAAACAACCAGTCAGCCTATTTTGCAGGTGAGTTTTTAATGACGGATAATTATTTTGATGCCCCTCAAAACTTTAACCGCATCAACCTTTTTGGAAAATATACCTCAAGACTGAGCGACAAAGACAGACTGTCTGTCTCTGTTTCGCACTTTAACAGCAGATGGGATGCAAGCGGACAGATACCGGAAAGAGCTGTAAACAGCGGACTTATTTCGCATTTTGGAGCAATAGACAATACGGAAGGAGGTACAACAAGCCGAAGCAATTTCAATCTTCAGTATGAGAGAAAAATCAATGATGATGCTTTTATCAGAAATCAGGTGTATTTCAATAAATATGATTTTGAACTGTATTCTAATTTTACCTTTTTCCTTAACGATCCGATCAACGGAGATCAGATCAGGCAGAAAGAAAACAGAACGATTGTAGGATTTCAATCGGAATACAACGGGAAAATAAATGATAATATCAGCTTTAAAACAGGAGGTGGTTTACGCAATGACAACAATAAGGATATAGAACTTTCTCATACGAAGAACAGGCAGACCGTTTTGCAATATCTGAGTTTGGGAGATATTAATCAGATTAATCTATTCGGGTATGGCAGTTGGGATTTCTCTTTCGGAAAGTGGCTGATTAATGCAGGATTGAGGGTAGATTATTTCAAATTTAATGTGGCGGATCAATTGGCAGAAAACTATCAGACTCAGTCTGAAGCAAAAGCTGTTCTTAGTCCGAAACTTAATTTTTTATACTCTTTTAATACAGGTTTTAATGCTTTTCTGAAGTTAGGAAAAGGCTTTCACAGCAATGATGCAAGAGTGGTAATTGCCGAAAAAGGGAAAAACATTCTGCCGGCTTCTTACAATGCCGATTTGGGATTTTCGTGGAAACCTCTTCCCAACTTGCTAATAAACGCCTCATTGTGGTATCTTTTTCTCGAACAGGAATTTGTTTATGTAGGCGATGAAGCGGTGGTGGAACCCTCAGGAAAAACAGCAAGAAAAGGTGTTGATGTGGGATTCCGTTATCAGCTGAACAACTGGCTCTTCTGGAATACCGATTTTACCTACACCCACGCAAGAGCCATAGAAGAAGCCAAAGGGAACGATTACATTCCTCTTGCTCCCAAAACTACCTTTGTCAGCGGATTTTCGGTGAAAAATCTTAACCGTTTTTCAGGAAGCATCAATGCAAGATATTTAGGAGACCGACCTGGGAATGAGGATAATTCTGTAACAGCGAAAGGGTATTTTATCACCGATCTTTCTGTGAATTATCAGTTCAGAAAAGTTTCTGTGGGAATTAATATCGATAATATTTTCAACACCAAATGGAAAGAAACCCAGTTCCTCACCGAAAGCCGTCTTCAAAACGAAACCGAAAGCGTGGAAGAGATCCATTATACCGCAGGAACGCCCTTTAATGCACGATTAATTTTAAAATACAACTTTTAG
- a CDS encoding DUF3500 domain-containing protein, which translates to MKKIFLMISVLGITLSTFIVSCSDDNDSADSGNSTSTTGGGASDNAVGTTGAASIAATDVTACGSVTGVSKIVCLTEQLKATLTSSQLAALQLDYTYANIKTWSNLPAAMSARKGIPLGNLNATQVGIAKAIIKEMSGTTANEGYDEIQQLLYADNYLNANGGGSTYGSGNFYLAFFGTPSATGKFEIMFTGHHKTIANTYNNGALVAATPLFTATEPLSFAVNSTTYAPVDQEKNAIVALLGALSSTQLTTAKASTTFTDLVCGPTANWSFPTAFSGLQCSALDATQKALVLNVIKTYVNDVSDTSAASILATYTSELDNTYIYYSGNTSMTVKNDYFRIAGPKVWIEFSVQGGIVLSGVHYHSIWRDRVNDYATTNS; encoded by the coding sequence ATGAAAAAAATCTTTTTGATGATAAGTGTTCTCGGCATTACGCTAAGCACTTTTATCGTTTCATGTTCTGATGATAATGATTCTGCAGATTCTGGTAATTCTACAAGCACTACAGGAGGAGGCGCATCCGATAATGCTGTGGGAACAACCGGAGCAGCATCCATAGCCGCTACAGATGTTACGGCTTGTGGTTCCGTAACGGGCGTTTCCAAAATCGTCTGTCTTACCGAACAGTTAAAAGCCACGCTTACTTCTTCACAGCTTGCCGCCCTTCAGCTGGATTACACCTATGCCAACATTAAAACCTGGTCTAATCTTCCTGCGGCGATGTCTGCAAGAAAAGGAATTCCTTTAGGGAATCTTAATGCAACACAGGTAGGTATTGCCAAAGCCATCATCAAGGAAATGAGCGGAACCACCGCTAATGAAGGCTATGATGAAATTCAGCAATTGCTGTATGCCGATAATTATCTCAATGCCAATGGCGGCGGAAGCACCTATGGTTCAGGAAATTTTTATCTGGCTTTCTTCGGAACTCCTTCTGCCACAGGGAAATTTGAAATTATGTTTACGGGGCATCATAAAACCATTGCCAATACCTATAATAATGGAGCTTTAGTAGCTGCAACGCCTTTGTTTACGGCTACAGAACCATTGTCTTTTGCGGTTAATTCTACAACGTATGCGCCGGTAGATCAGGAGAAAAATGCTATTGTTGCTTTACTTGGTGCGCTTTCTTCCACACAGCTTACCACTGCAAAAGCCAGTACAACGTTTACGGATCTGGTTTGCGGACCTACCGCCAACTGGAGTTTCCCGACTGCTTTTTCAGGGCTGCAGTGTTCTGCTTTGGATGCGACTCAAAAAGCACTGGTGCTGAATGTAATTAAAACCTATGTAAATGATGTTTCCGATACCAGTGCAGCTTCTATTCTGGCAACCTACACATCAGAATTAGACAATACCTACATTTATTACAGCGGAAATACTTCAATGACGGTAAAAAATGATTATTTCAGAATTGCAGGTCCAAAAGTGTGGATCGAATTTTCCGTACAGGGCGGAATTGTTCTCAGCGGAGTTCATTATCATTCTATCTGGAGAGACAGAGTGAACGATTATGCAACGACTAATTCATAA